From Rhopalosiphum padi isolate XX-2018 chromosome 2, ASM2088224v1, whole genome shotgun sequence:
TCGGTTTTCTACGTTCAAAATCAACTCTATCATGACAGAAACGGTCGTTCCCGCCTCTCCGGCACCAGTCACTGCGTCGCCAGCCGCGAAAAAGTCTCCGGCCAAGAAGAagactgctgctgctgcttcaAAGGCAAAGAAGCCCGCTGCGTCTCACCCGACCACCTCCGTGATGGTGAAGTCTGCCATCAAAGAACTCAAGGAGAAGAAAGGATCTTCTTTGCCGGCTATCAAGAAATACTTGGCTGCCAACTACAAAGTCGATCCCGCCAAGCTGGCGCCGTTCATCAGGAAGTTTTTGAAAGCCGCCGTAGCGAACGGTACCGTCGTTCAGACCAAGGGCACCGGCGCTTCTGGACATTTCAAACTGCCGGTTGCCGAGGTTAAACCAAAAAAGGCGGCCGTAGTCAAGAAGAAGAAACCGGTGGCCAAAAAAGTC
This genomic window contains:
- the LOC132921881 gene encoding histone H1A, sperm-like, giving the protein MTETVVPASPAPVTASPAAKKSPAKKKTAAAASKAKKPAASHPTTSVMVKSAIKELKEKKGSSLPAIKKYLAANYKVDPAKLAPFIRKFLKAAVANGTVVQTKGTGASGHFKLPVAEVKPKKAAVVKKKKPVAKKVKAPGAVKRKSTSAKKVKPASGEPAAKKSKKAAVAAKPKKATKPKKSPVKAKKPAGAVKPKAKKTPTKKTAAPKKK